The following are from one region of the Sporichthyaceae bacterium genome:
- a CDS encoding cellulose-binding protein, translating into MTMNETPPAFDIVLRGYERRQVDDHLATLVNDRLAAERRVADLEQQYNRMRQEYEAGADANEPSYSALGARVEKILRLAEEEARDLRAEAAAAGEQTRSQASTDVEAIRRKGEEDAAGRKASAEHNCKQMLEHAHHESERIRAEAQAEATAKMSGAEKVIEEARAKAAQIATEVESKLAKRREQAERDMSGRQEVAEKRLLETGEKADQIRMEAQKMRDDAEGRAKQLLEAARREAEDLVADARAKAERQRLESERELAALTHRRDSINAQLSNVREMLATLTGSASALVEGTAPMPAQSSPAPTMPSQPPMQNVDNGTSGP; encoded by the coding sequence ATGACGATGAACGAGACTCCCCCGGCATTCGACATCGTGCTGCGGGGCTACGAGCGCCGCCAGGTGGACGATCACCTGGCCACCCTCGTGAACGACCGCCTCGCCGCCGAACGTCGCGTGGCCGACCTGGAGCAGCAGTACAACCGCATGCGGCAGGAGTACGAGGCCGGGGCAGACGCCAACGAGCCCAGCTACTCCGCCCTCGGTGCACGGGTCGAGAAGATTCTGCGCCTGGCCGAGGAGGAGGCCCGCGACCTGCGCGCCGAGGCCGCCGCCGCCGGGGAGCAGACCCGTTCGCAGGCTTCCACCGACGTCGAGGCGATCCGGCGCAAGGGCGAGGAGGACGCCGCCGGCCGCAAGGCCTCGGCCGAGCACAACTGCAAGCAGATGCTCGAGCACGCGCACCACGAGAGCGAGCGCATCCGCGCCGAGGCCCAGGCGGAGGCCACCGCCAAGATGTCCGGTGCGGAGAAGGTGATCGAGGAGGCCCGCGCGAAGGCGGCCCAGATCGCCACCGAGGTCGAGTCGAAGCTGGCCAAGCGTCGGGAGCAGGCGGAGCGGGACATGTCGGGTCGTCAGGAGGTCGCGGAGAAGCGGCTGCTGGAGACCGGCGAGAAGGCCGACCAGATCCGCATGGAGGCGCAGAAGATGCGCGACGACGCGGAGGGCCGGGCCAAGCAGCTGCTCGAGGCCGCCCGTCGCGAGGCCGAGGACCTGGTCGCCGACGCGCGCGCCAAGGCCGAGCGGCAGCGCCTGGAGTCCGAGCGCGAGCTGGCCGCCCTGACGCACCGTCGGGACAGCATCAACGCCCAGCTGTCCAACGTCCGCGAGATGCTGGCCACCCTCACCGGTTCGGCCAGCGCCCTGGTCGAGGGCACCGCCCCGATGCCGGCGCAGTCCAGCCCGGCACCCACCATGCCGTCCCAGCCGCCCATGCAGAACGTGGACAACGGCACCTCCGGCCCGTAA
- a CDS encoding zinc ribbon domain-containing protein → MPRYEYRCRECEHTFEVNRPMANSADSAACPYGHEDTVKLLSTVSVTGTRTGSAPARAVAAPAGGGCCGGGCGCG, encoded by the coding sequence GTGCCCCGATATGAGTACCGCTGCCGTGAGTGCGAACACACCTTCGAGGTGAACCGGCCGATGGCCAATTCGGCCGACTCGGCGGCCTGCCCGTACGGGCACGAGGACACCGTCAAGCTGTTGTCCACGGTCTCGGTGACCGGGACGCGCACCGGGTCAGCCCCGGCCCGCGCCGTCGCAGCACCGGCGGGCGGCGGGTGCTGCGGCGGCGGCTGTGGCTGCGGTTAG
- the ccrA gene encoding crotonyl-CoA carboxylase/reductase, translated as MQEILDAILADDDDATRALASVPVPATYRGVTVHADETTMFAGLTSRDKDPRRSLHLEEVPTPDLGPGEALVVVMASAINYNSVWTSIFEPVPTFGFLQRYGRLSELTKRHDQPYQVIGSDLAGVVLRTGPGVTKWKTGDRVVAHCLSVELEDAAGHDDSMMDPQQRIWGFETNFGGLADVALVKANQLMPKPEHLTWEEAACPGLVNSTAYRQLVSHNGANMKQGDVVLIWGASGGLGSYATQMALNGGAIPVCVVSSPDKAAIVRSMGAEFVIDRAAEGYKFWKDDQNQDVKEWQRLGAKIRDLTGGEDPDIVYEHPGRETFGASVYVTKRGGTIVTCASTSGFMHQYDNRYLWMHLKRIVGSHFANYREAWEANRLIDKGLIHPTLSRVYPLTETGQATLDVHHNLHQGKVGVLCLAPSEGLGVRDHEKREQHITAINRFRNV; from the coding sequence GTGCAGGAGATTCTCGACGCCATTCTGGCCGACGACGACGACGCGACGCGCGCGCTGGCCTCGGTGCCGGTGCCCGCCACCTACCGCGGTGTGACCGTGCACGCGGATGAGACCACCATGTTCGCCGGGCTGACCAGCCGGGATAAGGATCCGCGACGCAGTCTGCACCTGGAGGAGGTGCCCACCCCGGATCTGGGTCCGGGTGAGGCGTTGGTGGTGGTGATGGCATCGGCCATCAACTACAACAGCGTGTGGACCTCGATCTTCGAGCCGGTGCCCACCTTCGGGTTCCTGCAGCGCTACGGCCGCCTGTCCGAACTCACCAAGCGCCATGACCAGCCCTACCAGGTCATCGGCTCCGACCTGGCCGGTGTCGTGCTGCGCACCGGGCCCGGCGTGACCAAGTGGAAGACCGGGGACCGGGTGGTCGCGCATTGCCTGTCCGTGGAGCTGGAGGACGCGGCCGGCCACGACGACTCGATGATGGACCCGCAGCAACGCATCTGGGGCTTCGAGACCAACTTCGGCGGCCTGGCCGACGTCGCGTTGGTCAAGGCCAACCAGCTGATGCCCAAGCCCGAGCACCTCACCTGGGAAGAAGCCGCCTGCCCCGGCCTGGTCAACTCCACCGCCTACCGGCAGTTGGTCTCGCACAACGGCGCGAACATGAAGCAGGGCGACGTCGTGCTCATCTGGGGCGCCTCCGGCGGGCTGGGTTCCTACGCCACGCAGATGGCGCTGAATGGCGGCGCTATCCCCGTCTGCGTCGTGTCGTCGCCGGACAAGGCCGCCATCGTGCGCTCGATGGGCGCCGAGTTCGTCATCGACCGCGCCGCGGAGGGCTACAAGTTCTGGAAGGACGACCAGAACCAGGATGTGAAGGAGTGGCAGCGCCTCGGTGCGAAGATCCGCGACCTCACCGGCGGCGAGGACCCGGACATCGTCTACGAACACCCCGGCCGGGAGACCTTCGGCGCCAGCGTGTACGTCACCAAGCGCGGCGGCACGATCGTCACCTGTGCCTCCACTTCCGGCTTCATGCACCAATACGACAACCGCTACCTCTGGATGCATCTCAAGCGCATCGTCGGCTCGCACTTCGCCAACTACCGCGAGGCCTGGGAGGCCAACCGGCTGATCGACAAGGGCCTCATCCACCCCACCCTGTCCCGCGTCTACCCCCTGACGGAGACCGGACAGGCCACCCTCGACGTGCACCACAACCTGCACCAGGGCAAGGTCGGCGTGCTGTGCCTGGCCCCGAGCGAGGGTCTGGGCGTGCGCGACCACGAGAAGCGCGAGCAGCACATCACCGCGATCAACCGCTTCCGCAACGTCTGA
- a CDS encoding acetyl-CoA C-acetyltransferase — protein sequence MSGSVIVAGARTPMGRLLGSLKDFSGAQLGGHAIGAALARANVAPGDVQYVIMGQVLGAGAGQITARQAAVAGGIPMTVPALTINKVCLSGLNAIALADQLIRAGEFDTIVAGGMESMTQAPHLLPKSRSGFKYGDTTLVDAMQWDGLWDAFTDVAMGRLTEDHNTPLGLTREEQDAFAAQSHQRAAIAQKNGILAQEIAPMEIPQRRGDAIVFAEDEGVRGDTTAESLGKLPAAFAKNGTITAGSASQISDGGAAVVVMSKEKAQSLGLSWIAEIGAHGQVSGPDSSLQSQPANAIKAAVAKAGLAVSELDLIEINEAFAAVGIQSMRELGVGDDIVNVNGGAIALGHPIGMSGARLVLHLALELGRRGGGVGAASLCGGGGQGDALILKVGS from the coding sequence ATGTCCGGTTCAGTGATCGTGGCAGGAGCCCGTACCCCGATGGGTCGGTTGCTCGGCTCACTCAAGGACTTCAGTGGCGCGCAACTGGGTGGGCACGCCATCGGCGCCGCCCTGGCCCGCGCGAACGTCGCCCCCGGCGACGTGCAGTACGTGATCATGGGTCAGGTGCTGGGTGCCGGCGCCGGGCAGATCACCGCCCGCCAGGCGGCGGTGGCCGGCGGCATCCCGATGACGGTGCCCGCGCTGACCATCAACAAGGTCTGCCTGTCCGGGCTCAACGCGATCGCGTTGGCCGACCAGCTGATCCGGGCCGGTGAGTTCGACACGATCGTGGCCGGCGGCATGGAGTCCATGACCCAGGCCCCGCACCTGCTGCCCAAGTCGCGCTCGGGGTTCAAGTACGGCGACACCACGCTGGTCGATGCGATGCAGTGGGACGGGCTGTGGGACGCCTTCACCGACGTGGCGATGGGTCGGCTGACAGAGGACCACAACACCCCGCTGGGCCTGACCCGCGAGGAGCAGGACGCCTTCGCCGCGCAATCCCACCAGCGGGCCGCGATCGCGCAGAAGAACGGCATCCTGGCTCAGGAGATCGCCCCGATGGAGATCCCGCAGCGCCGAGGTGACGCGATCGTGTTCGCCGAGGACGAGGGCGTGCGCGGGGACACCACCGCGGAGTCGCTGGGCAAGCTGCCGGCCGCGTTCGCCAAGAACGGCACGATCACCGCCGGTTCGGCCTCGCAGATCTCCGACGGGGGCGCCGCGGTGGTGGTGATGAGCAAGGAGAAGGCCCAGTCCCTGGGGCTGTCCTGGATCGCCGAGATCGGCGCGCACGGTCAGGTCTCCGGCCCGGATTCCTCCCTGCAGTCGCAGCCGGCCAACGCCATCAAGGCCGCGGTGGCCAAGGCGGGCCTGGCCGTCTCCGAGCTGGACCTGATCGAGATCAACGAGGCGTTCGCCGCGGTCGGCATCCAGTCGATGCGGGAGCTGGGCGTGGGCGACGACATCGTCAACGTCAACGGCGGTGCGATCGCCCTGGGGCACCCGATCGGCATGTCCGGCGCCCGCCTGGTGCTGCACCTGGCGCTGGAGCTGGGCCGTCGGGGTGGCGGTGTGGGTGCCGCGTCGCTGTGTGGCGGCGGCGGTCAGGGTGACGCGCTGATCCTCAAGGTCGGGTCCTGA
- a CDS encoding DegT/DnrJ/EryC1/StrS family aminotransferase, producing MLAGPGAHCFGDEERKEVMEVLESGHLSRYGSLDDLSFGHKVYSLEQEFAALCGSRHAVATSSGTGSILISLLALGIGPGDEVLVPGFTYVASIGAIVHARATPVLVEVDESLTMDPADVRAKITERTRAIMPVHMLGNPCDMTALRQIADQYGLSLVEDCAQAGGATFRGKRVGTFGEYGAFSLNRYKMMAAGDGGIIVTDDQDLYERAFALHDQGHTPLRDGMKEAGPRSLIGLNFKMNELTGAVALAQTRKLDWMLETLREKKAQLKAQLPVVDGMRFRTINDLEGECATLLTVLFDTREQAERVAGNIGGRTVGSSGWHIYHRMDQIVEHKTPGADWSQPARHRNAGDLPRTDDILSRAVNLSVGVVDSGIGAGFGINFGSTSAEIAEVAGRFAEAVRTA from the coding sequence GTGTTGGCGGGACCAGGAGCGCATTGTTTCGGGGACGAAGAGCGCAAAGAGGTCATGGAAGTCCTGGAGAGCGGACACCTCTCCCGGTACGGCTCTCTCGACGACCTGAGCTTCGGACACAAGGTCTACTCCCTGGAGCAAGAGTTCGCAGCGCTGTGCGGCTCCCGGCACGCGGTTGCCACAAGCTCGGGGACGGGGTCGATCCTGATCTCCCTGCTCGCTCTGGGTATCGGTCCCGGCGACGAGGTACTTGTGCCGGGCTTCACCTACGTCGCCTCCATCGGCGCGATCGTGCACGCCCGCGCCACGCCGGTGCTCGTCGAGGTCGATGAGTCGCTGACCATGGACCCGGCCGACGTCCGGGCGAAAATCACCGAGCGCACCAGAGCGATCATGCCGGTGCACATGCTCGGCAACCCCTGCGACATGACGGCACTGCGTCAGATTGCCGACCAGTACGGCCTTTCCCTCGTCGAGGACTGCGCCCAGGCCGGTGGCGCGACCTTCCGGGGCAAGCGGGTCGGCACGTTCGGTGAGTACGGCGCGTTCTCGCTGAACCGCTACAAGATGATGGCGGCCGGCGACGGCGGCATCATCGTCACCGACGACCAGGACCTCTACGAGCGGGCGTTCGCGCTGCACGATCAGGGGCACACCCCGTTGCGCGACGGCATGAAGGAGGCCGGGCCGCGCAGCCTGATCGGGCTCAACTTCAAGATGAACGAACTCACCGGCGCGGTGGCACTGGCGCAGACGCGCAAGCTGGACTGGATGCTGGAGACGCTGCGCGAGAAGAAGGCCCAGCTCAAGGCCCAGTTGCCGGTCGTGGACGGGATGCGCTTTCGCACCATCAACGACCTCGAGGGCGAGTGCGCCACGCTGCTCACGGTCCTGTTCGACACCCGCGAACAGGCCGAGCGGGTCGCCGGCAACATCGGCGGACGCACTGTGGGATCCTCGGGCTGGCACATCTACCACCGGATGGACCAGATCGTGGAACACAAGACGCCCGGCGCGGACTGGTCGCAGCCCGCGCGCCACCGCAATGCCGGTGACCTGCCGCGCACCGACGACATCCTGTCGCGCGCCGTGAATCTGTCCGTGGGCGTCGTGGACAGCGGCATCGGGGCCGGCTTCGGCATCAATTTCGGCTCCACCAGCGCCGAGATCGCCGAGGTGGCCGGGCGCTTCGCCGAGGCGGTCCGGACGGCATGA
- a CDS encoding SIMPL domain-containing protein (The SIMPL domain is named for its presence in mouse protein SIMPL (signalling molecule that associates with mouse pelle-like kinase). Bacterial member BP26, from Brucella, was shown to assemble into a channel-like structure, while YggE from E. coli has been associated with resistance to oxidative stress.) — protein sequence MKRNVRRVLVPTSAAAVVGVIVTTLIVGNGSGPVRAVDGDASAPNTVSVSGLGRVTGTPDVLRLAMGVQRTGSDVNNALNLANGDIKRITDALHKHGVAEKDIQTSDLSINPHWDKNRINGYDVAESLTAQLRKLSDAGAAISDAAAAGGNATRIDSVSFDIEDNQQLVDQARTAAFADAKAKAEQYAKLAGRSLGRVSQVSESTDTEPRPVPYAAMDAAGAAEKSAVPISAGSQQVSVTTSVVWELN from the coding sequence ATGAAGCGCAACGTCCGCCGGGTGCTGGTGCCCACCAGCGCGGCCGCCGTCGTCGGGGTGATCGTGACCACGCTGATCGTCGGCAACGGCTCGGGTCCGGTGCGCGCCGTCGACGGCGACGCGTCGGCCCCCAACACCGTCTCGGTCTCCGGCCTTGGTCGGGTCACCGGGACGCCGGACGTGCTGCGGCTGGCCATGGGCGTGCAGCGCACCGGTTCGGACGTGAACAACGCGCTGAACCTGGCCAACGGCGACATCAAGCGGATCACCGACGCGCTGCACAAGCACGGCGTGGCCGAGAAGGACATCCAGACCTCGGACCTGTCCATCAACCCGCACTGGGACAAGAACCGGATCAACGGCTACGACGTGGCCGAGTCGCTGACCGCGCAACTGCGCAAGCTCTCCGACGCGGGCGCGGCCATTTCCGACGCCGCGGCGGCCGGTGGCAATGCCACCCGCATCGACTCGGTGTCCTTCGACATCGAGGACAACCAGCAACTGGTCGACCAGGCCCGCACCGCGGCGTTCGCCGACGCGAAGGCCAAGGCCGAGCAGTACGCGAAGCTGGCCGGACGCAGCCTGGGCCGGGTCAGCCAGGTCAGCGAGAGCACCGACACCGAGCCGCGCCCGGTCCCCTACGCCGCGATGGACGCCGCCGGTGCGGCCGAAAAGTCCGCGGTGCCGATCAGCGCCGGCAGCCAGCAGGTGAGCGTGACCACCTCGGTGGTGTGGGAGCTGAACTAG
- a CDS encoding DMT family transporter, with translation MIAAFLALASGACFAASWVWQHQAAGRERHRVAGDPRLLLGLLRRPLWLLGRGAAVVGLMLQAVALRHGPLATVVPLVVSATVLALPMEARLAGRMAIGAEVRAVLLAAVGLAAFLMAGTPTQTGAGHPDWAWPAVFAAIGAASIGAVLLAEQLRLSSPVAAALLGTATGTLFGLSAVLLKVTTASNGRGVAQRLGEWPIYAYVAVCILAMVLNQSAFQRGSLAAPMTAIMLSESVVAVVVGAAVLGERFDLAGPRAFVVLLGAAGMAVGIWRVAAIGAELSRAG, from the coding sequence GTGATCGCTGCATTCCTCGCGTTGGCGTCCGGTGCCTGCTTTGCGGCCAGCTGGGTGTGGCAGCACCAGGCCGCCGGGCGGGAGCGGCACCGGGTGGCCGGTGATCCCCGGCTGCTGTTGGGTCTGCTGCGTCGTCCGCTCTGGCTGTTGGGCCGGGGCGCAGCGGTGGTCGGATTGATGCTGCAGGCCGTTGCCCTGCGGCACGGGCCGCTGGCCACCGTGGTGCCGTTGGTGGTCAGTGCCACCGTGCTGGCGCTGCCGATGGAAGCGCGGTTGGCGGGTCGAATGGCGATCGGTGCCGAGGTCCGCGCGGTGTTATTGGCCGCCGTCGGGCTGGCCGCGTTTCTGATGGCCGGTACCCCGACACAGACCGGCGCTGGGCACCCGGATTGGGCGTGGCCTGCGGTGTTCGCCGCGATCGGTGCGGCCTCCATCGGAGCCGTCCTGCTGGCCGAGCAGCTGCGGTTGTCCTCCCCGGTCGCCGCGGCCCTGCTGGGCACGGCCACGGGGACGTTGTTCGGGTTGTCCGCGGTGCTGCTCAAGGTGACCACGGCGAGCAACGGTCGTGGGGTGGCGCAGCGGCTCGGCGAGTGGCCGATCTACGCGTACGTGGCGGTATGCATCCTGGCCATGGTGCTCAACCAGAGCGCCTTCCAGCGTGGTTCGTTGGCCGCCCCGATGACCGCGATCATGCTCAGCGAATCGGTGGTGGCGGTGGTCGTCGGCGCGGCCGTGCTCGGCGAGCGGTTCGACCTGGCCGGCCCGCGCGCGTTCGTGGTGCTGTTGGGCGCTGCGGGCATGGCTGTCGGCATCTGGCGGGTGGCCGCGATCGGGGCGGAACTGTCCCGCGCCGGCTAA
- a CDS encoding Gfo/Idh/MocA family oxidoreductase, giving the protein MSPLGERVRLGVIGFGKLGSIHAANVATTRGAELVAVCDPNPVALARAVDRHGVIAVPDLDDFLALPLDGVVIASNTPLHAEHIRAAALAGKAIFSEKPVGLSLPGTDDVLQQVVDAGVPFQIGFQRRWDERYQQAKAVIDSGEIGDPVLFKCHGRDPDASDPANWGLDRNGGLFLNCAIHDYDAARFLMGREVERLCATGAALVHKGLGDLGDADTCATSLFFGGDAMALTEWSRYACYGYDIAMEVVGTRGIVQFGQQRDWMVIIRRSASDVGSVFDVFGDAYRRSMEGFVDAIVTGLPTRPGVQDARIALHLALTARQSFELGGNTLDVAALAPLQATAGSETNANRWTRQLLA; this is encoded by the coding sequence ATGAGTCCTCTCGGCGAACGGGTCCGACTCGGCGTCATCGGATTCGGCAAGCTCGGCTCGATCCACGCCGCCAACGTGGCCACCACGCGGGGCGCGGAACTGGTCGCGGTGTGCGATCCGAACCCGGTCGCGCTGGCCCGCGCGGTGGACCGGCACGGCGTGATCGCGGTCCCGGATCTGGACGATTTCCTGGCCCTGCCGCTGGACGGTGTGGTCATCGCCTCGAACACCCCGCTGCACGCCGAGCACATCCGCGCCGCGGCGCTGGCCGGTAAGGCGATCTTCAGCGAGAAGCCGGTGGGCCTGAGCCTGCCGGGCACCGACGATGTGCTGCAGCAGGTGGTCGATGCCGGCGTGCCGTTCCAGATCGGCTTCCAGCGTCGCTGGGACGAGCGCTACCAGCAGGCCAAGGCGGTCATCGACTCCGGGGAGATCGGCGACCCCGTGCTGTTCAAGTGCCACGGCCGCGACCCGGACGCCTCCGACCCCGCCAACTGGGGCCTGGACCGCAACGGCGGGCTGTTCCTGAACTGCGCCATCCACGACTACGACGCGGCACGCTTTCTGATGGGCCGTGAGGTCGAGCGGCTGTGCGCCACCGGCGCCGCGCTGGTGCACAAGGGTCTGGGCGACCTCGGCGACGCGGACACCTGCGCGACCTCGCTGTTCTTCGGCGGCGACGCCATGGCGTTGACCGAGTGGAGTCGCTACGCCTGCTACGGCTACGACATCGCGATGGAGGTGGTGGGTACCCGGGGCATCGTGCAGTTCGGCCAGCAACGCGACTGGATGGTTATCATCCGCCGCTCCGCCTCGGACGTGGGTTCGGTGTTCGACGTGTTCGGCGACGCCTACCGCCGTTCCATGGAGGGCTTCGTCGACGCCATCGTCACCGGTCTACCCACCCGGCCCGGCGTGCAGGACGCCCGCATCGCGCTGCATCTGGCGCTGACGGCGCGTCAGTCCTTCGAGCTGGGTGGGAATACCCTCGACGTCGCGGCGTTGGCCCCGCTGCAGGCGACGGCCGGCAGCGAGACCAACGCGAACCGCTGGACGCGTCAGCTCTTGGCGTAG
- a CDS encoding DedA family protein — translation MGGAVDHILNVDQGWLYLIVGLLVFAEYALFIGFVPGETAAVLGGVQASRGGAHLSVVMGIVVLAGILGACVGFEVGRRFGPRLLQVRLLRRHQHHLAKAMELLARRGGTAVFVSRFVAFFRPVMPALAGMSRMDYRRYLTFNALGGLVWGVTFVTVGDLAGNSYQRVEHTAGKAGAGLVVAVVVVAVVLIGIRSHRAEKEPAPTADVDPQVGERS, via the coding sequence ATGGGCGGCGCGGTCGATCACATCCTCAACGTCGACCAGGGCTGGTTGTACCTGATCGTCGGCCTGCTGGTGTTCGCCGAGTACGCGCTGTTCATCGGGTTCGTCCCGGGGGAGACCGCAGCCGTGCTGGGCGGAGTGCAGGCCTCACGCGGCGGTGCCCACCTGTCGGTCGTGATGGGGATCGTCGTGCTCGCCGGCATCCTGGGTGCCTGTGTGGGGTTCGAGGTGGGTCGGCGGTTCGGGCCGCGCCTGTTGCAGGTCCGGCTCCTGAGGAGACATCAGCACCACCTCGCCAAGGCCATGGAGCTGCTGGCCCGACGGGGCGGAACCGCGGTCTTCGTGAGCCGCTTCGTGGCGTTCTTCCGGCCGGTGATGCCGGCGCTGGCGGGCATGTCGCGGATGGATTACCGCAGGTATTTGACGTTCAACGCCCTGGGCGGTCTGGTCTGGGGGGTCACCTTCGTGACCGTCGGCGACCTGGCGGGCAACTCCTACCAGCGGGTCGAGCACACCGCCGGAAAGGCGGGCGCCGGGTTGGTCGTGGCCGTGGTCGTGGTGGCCGTCGTGCTGATCGGCATCCGCTCGCACCGCGCGGAGAAGGAGCCGGCACCGACGGCCGACGTCGACCCCCAGGTCGGGGAGCGCAGCTGA
- the mce gene encoding methylmalonyl-CoA epimerase: protein MINRIDHVGFAVRDLDAAIAFYERTFGMHLVHEEVNEEQGVREAMLAVGDSGSCIQLLAPLSEDSTIGKFLARNGEGIQQVAYGVDDIDAISTHLRDAGVRLLYDAPKRGTANSRINFVHPKDAGGVLIELVEAATDPTH, encoded by the coding sequence ATGATCAACCGCATCGACCACGTGGGATTCGCCGTGCGCGACCTGGACGCCGCGATCGCGTTCTACGAGCGGACCTTCGGGATGCACCTGGTGCACGAGGAGGTCAACGAGGAGCAGGGCGTGCGGGAGGCGATGCTCGCCGTGGGTGATTCCGGCTCGTGCATCCAGCTGCTCGCACCGCTGTCCGAGGACTCCACCATCGGTAAATTCCTGGCTCGCAACGGCGAGGGCATTCAGCAGGTGGCCTATGGCGTGGACGACATCGACGCGATCAGTACGCACCTGCGCGACGCGGGTGTGCGGCTGCTGTACGACGCCCCGAAGCGCGGTACCGCGAACTCGCGGATCAACTTCGTGCATCCCAAGGACGCGGGCGGGGTGCTGATCGAGCTGGTCGAGGCCGCGACCGACCCGACGCACTGA